From Sceloporus undulatus isolate JIND9_A2432 ecotype Alabama chromosome 6, SceUnd_v1.1, whole genome shotgun sequence, one genomic window encodes:
- the GPNMB gene encoding transmembrane glycoprotein NMB isoform X2 yields MTRGRAFSHNGYHRRLKGWSSDHNNWNDKLYPHWEEGDPRWENCWKGGRVVASLTSDSPALVGSNVTFSVTLKFPQCQREDNDSNIVYDRKCINGSSDYVNLPDQYVYNWTEWIDNCGWENCTHNNSHNVFPDGRPFPYHHDWRRRNFIYVFHTFGQYYQKTGGSSAIVSINTTNITLGKQIMEVSVYRRGYRSFVPVTAASLVYVVTDKIPFYVNMSQKNDRNASDHIFIKDIPITFEVKIHDPSHYLNRSIISYHWNYGDGSGLFVSNNSVSTHTYKLPGNFSLDLSVQAIIPAPCGPVTPSPPLPTTPAITTQLPSNMTTPTSYSTTELPTGQLSAEGCHVTRNGPYKASLFIVEGILGVNIIQMTNVQVAATQVENSMVDFVVTCQGSLPTDACTMIADPTCQVLQSEACDPVDITDECLLTIRRAFNESGTYCVNITLGDATSLALTSTLISISGAGGSFSRTAEGVLIACAFLVVVAVSLTFFLYKRYKEYKPIEKKKEQEATSEGLRVYFNNVKAVLFPANNERDPLLKSKPGII; encoded by the exons GAGGAAGGGTGGTGGCCAGTTTGACCAGTGACAGCCCAGCACTGGTAGGATCCAATGTGACCTTTAGTGTGACCCTGAAGTTTCCTCAGTGTCAAAGAGAAGATAATGACAGCAATATAGTGTATGACAGAAAATGCATAAATG GTTCTTCAGATTATGTCAATCTTCCTGACCAGTATGTTTACAACTGGACTGAATGGATTGATAATTGTGGCTGGGAAAATTGCACACACAACAATAGCCACAATGTGTTTCCAGATGGGAGACCTTTTCCCTACCATCATGATTGGAGGAGAAGAAACTTCATCTATGTGTTTCATACTTTTG GCCAGTATTACCAAAAAACAGGAGGGTCTTCAGCTATTGTGTCTATCAACACAACAAATATAACTCTTGGGAAACAAATTATGGAAGTGTCCGTTTACAGAAGAGGCTATCGATCATTTGTACCAGTGACTGCAGCAAGTCTTGTTTATGTGGTAACAG ATAAAATCCCCTTCTATGTGAACATGTCCCAGAAGAATGACCGCAATGCCTCTGACCATATCTTCATCAAGGATATCCCTATTACATTTGAGGTCAAGATTCATGATCCCAGCCACTACCTCAACCGCTCCATTATTTCATACCACTGGAATTATGGAGATggcagtggtttgtttgtttccaacAATTCGGTTTCAACACATACCTATAAACTCCCGGGAAATTTCAGTCTTGACTTGTCTGTCCAGGCTATTATACCTGCCCCTTGCGGACCAGTGACACCTTCACCACCACTACCTACCACCCCAG CAATAACTACCCAGCTACCATCTAATATGACTACTCCCACCTCCTACAGCACAACAGAGCTACCAACAGGACAGCTTTCTGCTGAAGGATGTCATGTTACTCGAAATGGACCTTATAAAGCATCACTTTTCATTGTAG AGGGGATCCTTGGGGTAAATATTATCCAAATGACGAATGTCCAGGTGGCAGCCACTCAAGTTGAGAACTCCATGGTTGATTTTGTAGTAACCTGTCAAGGGAG TCTTCCTACAGATGCTTGCACCATGATTGCTGATCCCACATGCCAGGTTTTACAGAGTGAGGCATGCGATCCTGTGGATATCACTGATGAGTGCCTGTTGACCATCAGAAGAGCTTTCAATGAATCTGGAACCTATTGTGTGAACATCACATTGGGTGATGCTACAAGTCTGGCTCTCACAAGTACTCTGATATCCATCAGTGGAG CTGGAGGATCATTTTCAAGAACAGCAGAAGGAGTTTTGATTGCCTGTGCTTTCTTGGTGGTGGTTGCtgtttccttgactttcttccttTACAA GAGGTATAAAGAATACAAacccattgaaaagaaaaaagaacaggagGCAACAAGCGAAGGACTGAGAGTTTACTTCAACAACGTCAAGGCTGTTCTCTTCCCAGCCAACAATGAACGAGATCCTCTGCTGAAAAGCAAGCCAGGAATCATCTAA